The Caldicellulosiruptor changbaiensis genome has a segment encoding these proteins:
- a CDS encoding alpha-amylase family glycosyl hydrolase, translating into MELKNSKNKGIIQCKQYHLKGETNYYKIDPDYGTEKDFQNFLGKTHKMGFKVILDMMMNHTPSQHPWFIEASTNKNSKYRNYYIWADSKTNINQLSAFGPRQWYKKGDSYYYALSKN; encoded by the coding sequence TTGGAACTAAAAAATTCAAAAAATAAAGGTATAATACAATGCAAACAATATCATTTAAAAGGAGAAACAAATTACTATAAAATTGATCCTGATTATGGCACAGAAAAAGATTTTCAAAACTTCCTTGGAAAGACTCATAAAATGGGTTTTAAAGTTATACTTGACATGATGATGAATCACACACCAAGTCAGCATCCTTGGTTTATTGAGGCTTCGACTAACAAGAACAGTAAATATAGAAACTACTATATATGGGCAGATTCTAAAACAAATATAAATCAATTATCTGCGTTCGGGCCAAGACAGTGGTACAAAAAAGGTGATTCTTATTACTATGCTTTATCAAAAAATTAA
- a CDS encoding RNA-guided endonuclease InsQ/TnpB family protein: MYKTQKNHIRCDKQTYRLLRQLCHLSKNLYNYGLYHIRQHYFKTQEYLRYESVYHLVKGSENYRLLPSQVAQQTLISVSEAFKSFRGLLKSKKEGKVEEKVSMPKYLPKDGMYQIVFPKDQFKTEGKKVRLSLGRGFAKEFGVRYLYFELPKTVLGKKLKEVRIVPRLGGKWFEIEYVYEEEYKLNTFDLSRYLGVDLGLDNFAAVVDTIGTAFLIEGRFLKSVNRWYNKQRARLQSIYSRQGIKCGRKLAQISLKRQHIIDNFLNQAVSLIIKHCLNNQVSAVVVGKMKGIKQGIELGVVNNQNFVGIPYDKFKRKLKSKCMYYGIRYVEVDESYTSQRCSRCGQVSKSSRKYRGLYVCKKCGYVVNADINGAINILAKVAGESVVKQITSSGCVNHPVRIRVA, translated from the coding sequence ATGTACAAAACGCAGAAAAATCATATAAGATGTGATAAACAAACATACAGACTGCTACGTCAGCTTTGCCACCTTTCAAAAAACCTGTACAACTATGGTCTGTATCATATAAGGCAACACTACTTTAAAACTCAGGAATATCTGAGATATGAGAGTGTATATCATCTTGTGAAAGGCAGCGAAAACTACAGACTTTTGCCATCGCAGGTTGCCCAGCAAACACTTATTTCAGTGAGTGAAGCTTTTAAGTCTTTTCGGGGTCTTTTGAAATCTAAAAAAGAAGGGAAGGTAGAAGAAAAAGTTTCAATGCCCAAATACCTGCCGAAGGATGGGATGTATCAGATAGTTTTTCCGAAGGACCAGTTCAAGACAGAAGGGAAAAAAGTACGATTGAGTCTTGGCAGGGGTTTTGCAAAAGAGTTTGGTGTAAGGTACTTGTATTTTGAGCTACCGAAAACTGTTTTGGGCAAAAAGCTCAAAGAGGTCAGGATAGTGCCAAGGCTGGGTGGCAAATGGTTTGAGATTGAGTATGTGTATGAAGAAGAATATAAGCTTAATACTTTTGATTTGAGCAGGTATTTAGGGGTAGACTTAGGGCTTGACAATTTTGCAGCGGTGGTTGATACCATCGGGACTGCCTTTTTGATAGAGGGCAGGTTTTTAAAATCAGTCAACCGATGGTACAACAAACAAAGGGCAAGACTTCAGTCAATCTACAGCAGGCAGGGGATAAAATGTGGCAGAAAACTTGCTCAGATTTCTCTTAAAAGGCAACATATAATTGACAACTTTTTGAATCAAGCCGTAAGTTTGATAATCAAGCACTGTTTGAACAATCAAGTATCTGCAGTAGTTGTTGGCAAGATGAAAGGTATAAAGCAGGGGATAGAGCTCGGGGTTGTAAACAATCAAAATTTTGTGGGAATACCATATGACAAGTTCAAGAGGAAGCTAAAATCAAAGTGCATGTATTATGGTATAAGGTATGTGGAAGTGGATGAGAGCTATACATCACAAAGATGTAGCAGGTGTGGGCAGGTTAGCAAAAGTAGCAGGAAATACAGGGGATTGTATGTATGCAAAAAGTGTGGGTATGTAGTAAATGCGGATATAAATGGAGCGATAAACATACTTGCAAAAGTAGCTGGTGAGTCTGTGGTGAAGCAGATAACCAGTAGTGGGTGTGTGAACCACCCTGTGAGAATAAGGGTAGCTTAA
- a CDS encoding DEAD/DEAH box helicase family protein: MNSERLKAIQEHLTKISIEDVAEIYKDLENIYNQLLSKHGIDIQKCFCGANENFLEELKKAFSKAVEINMIVSFLLESGVRLIIEDLIEAKKRNCPIRIVTGRYLNITQPSALYLIKDRLGSYVDLRFFKDDNIPFHPKAYIIEYEGGKGDIFIGSSNLSESALTYGIEWNYRIEKTTNPKDFEQFKKEFFKILKSCTEKIDDELLRKYSRSWKRPKIFIEIKEIQAEVENTDNSAEDIDSTSSKDISMVAEEVLEYDKSTFAEKDDTEQSKTQHKKPNSRKIVPLYPREAQTEALYWLKKCREEGLDRALVVAATGIGKTFLAAFDSIGFKTVLFVAHREEILRQAALSFKTIRSNATIGFFTGDRKETDKDIIFASVQTLGKEEYLNPTYFSSDYFEYIIIDEFHHAVAKSYQNIINYFKPKFLLGLTATPERLDNKDVFELCNYNVVYELRLKDAINKGYLVPFHYYGIYDETDFSQIPEINGKFKEDELEKVLMIHKRADLILKNYLKFNKQKTLAFCCSRNHAEFMADYFNKNGVKCCAVYSGEQGKNALQRSEAIRKLKNGQIKVIFTVDMFNEGVDIPEIDMVMFLRPTESPTVFLQQLGRGLRKAKNKNYLTVLNFIGNYKRANLIPFLLSTGEYDIEKIKKSKYSVDDFEYPDGCVVDFDFRIIDIFKKQAESLKNIQEIVYEEFLRIKEMLGKRPSRVEFFKYIDTAIYASMKKYSDPFINVFKDYISFLKINNQLEEGEESLFNTFAHQFIKVVENTMMTKIYKMPLLLAFYNNGNIKLKVGPDDIYEAFKEFFSNPSNAIDLEVHKSTRNYKDWQKEEYIKLSRNNPEKYLISSHPEFFYWDGDYFCINDKLADFINNEYFLMHFKDAIDFRIKRYYRERYEKWTQQ, translated from the coding sequence ATGAACTCAGAGAGGCTGAAAGCAATTCAAGAACATTTAACAAAAATTTCAATTGAAGATGTCGCAGAGATATATAAAGATCTGGAAAATATTTATAACCAATTACTCTCAAAACACGGAATAGATATTCAAAAGTGTTTTTGCGGCGCAAATGAAAATTTCCTTGAAGAGCTGAAAAAGGCATTTTCAAAAGCTGTTGAGATAAATATGATTGTATCTTTTTTGTTAGAATCAGGTGTAAGGCTAATTATTGAAGATTTAATAGAAGCAAAAAAAAGAAATTGTCCCATAAGAATTGTAACTGGTCGATATTTGAATATAACTCAACCTTCTGCTCTTTATCTTATCAAAGACAGACTTGGCAGTTATGTGGACTTGAGATTTTTCAAAGATGACAATATTCCTTTCCATCCCAAAGCATACATTATCGAATACGAAGGCGGAAAAGGAGATATATTCATCGGCTCATCAAATTTATCAGAATCAGCGTTGACATATGGGATTGAGTGGAATTATAGAATTGAGAAAACTACAAATCCGAAGGATTTCGAACAATTTAAAAAAGAGTTCTTCAAAATTCTAAAAAGCTGTACAGAAAAAATCGATGATGAGCTTTTGAGAAAGTACAGTCGCAGCTGGAAAAGACCTAAGATTTTCATAGAAATTAAAGAAATTCAAGCTGAGGTTGAAAATACTGACAATTCAGCTGAGGACATAGATTCAACATCCTCAAAAGACATTTCCATGGTAGCCGAAGAAGTTCTTGAATATGATAAATCCACATTTGCTGAAAAAGATGATACTGAACAATCAAAAACTCAGCATAAAAAACCAAACTCAAGGAAAATTGTACCTCTTTATCCAAGAGAGGCTCAAACAGAAGCATTGTATTGGCTCAAAAAATGTCGTGAAGAGGGATTGGACAGAGCACTTGTTGTTGCAGCAACAGGTATTGGCAAAACCTTTTTAGCTGCATTTGATTCAATTGGATTTAAAACAGTGCTATTTGTTGCCCACAGAGAAGAAATTTTGAGACAAGCTGCCTTATCTTTTAAGACTATCAGATCAAATGCAACAATTGGTTTTTTCACCGGTGATAGAAAGGAAACTGACAAAGATATAATTTTTGCCTCTGTTCAAACTCTTGGAAAAGAGGAATATTTAAATCCAACATATTTTTCGTCTGATTATTTTGAATACATAATAATTGACGAATTTCATCATGCAGTTGCAAAAAGTTATCAAAATATTATAAACTATTTCAAGCCAAAATTTCTCTTGGGCCTCACAGCAACGCCTGAAAGGTTGGATAACAAAGATGTTTTTGAACTTTGCAACTACAATGTTGTTTATGAATTAAGGCTCAAAGATGCAATAAACAAAGGTTATCTCGTGCCTTTTCATTATTATGGAATATATGATGAAACAGATTTTTCTCAAATTCCAGAAATTAATGGAAAGTTTAAAGAAGATGAACTTGAAAAAGTCCTGATGATACACAAAAGAGCAGACTTGATACTGAAAAACTATTTAAAATTCAATAAGCAAAAGACTTTGGCTTTTTGTTGCTCTCGCAATCACGCTGAATTTATGGCTGATTATTTTAATAAAAATGGTGTTAAATGCTGCGCAGTGTATAGTGGAGAACAAGGAAAAAATGCCCTGCAAAGAAGTGAGGCAATAAGAAAGCTCAAAAATGGCCAAATAAAGGTTATTTTTACTGTGGATATGTTCAATGAAGGTGTTGATATCCCTGAAATTGACATGGTTATGTTTTTAAGACCAACAGAGTCACCTACAGTTTTTTTACAGCAGCTGGGCCGTGGCTTGAGAAAAGCTAAAAATAAGAATTATTTAACAGTATTAAATTTTATAGGAAACTATAAACGTGCTAACTTAATACCATTTCTATTGAGCACTGGTGAATATGATATTGAAAAGATTAAAAAGAGTAAATACTCTGTTGATGATTTTGAGTATCCTGATGGTTGTGTTGTGGATTTTGATTTCAGAATTATTGATATATTCAAAAAACAAGCTGAAAGTCTTAAGAATATTCAAGAAATTGTCTATGAAGAGTTTTTGAGAATAAAAGAAATGCTTGGGAAACGCCCAAGCCGTGTTGAATTTTTTAAATATATTGATACTGCTATATATGCAAGTATGAAAAAATATTCTGACCCTTTTATAAACGTGTTTAAAGATTATATATCTTTTTTGAAAATTAACAATCAATTAGAAGAAGGAGAAGAATCTTTATTTAATACATTTGCACATCAATTTATTAAAGTAGTTGAGAATACAATGATGACAAAGATTTATAAAATGCCCTTGCTTCTTGCGTTCTACAATAATGGTAACATAAAATTGAAAGTTGGACCTGACGATATTTATGAGGCTTTCAAAGAATTCTTCTCTAATCCTTCAAATGCAATTGATTTAGAAGTTCACAAAAGCACTCGCAATTATAAGGATTGGCAGAAAGAAGAATATATTAAGTTATCAAGGAATAATCCTGAAAAATATTTAATAAGTTCTCATCCTGAATTTTTCTATTGGGATGGAGACTATTTTTGCATAAATGACAAACTTGCTGATTTTATAAATAATGAATATTTTCTTATGCACTTTAAAGATGCAATTGACTTTAGAATAAAACGATATTATAGGGAGAGATATGAAAAATGGACCCAACAATAA
- a CDS encoding helix-turn-helix transcriptional regulator, producing the protein MPEFNPFINDFNKLRNFSRLVYLYGCYSREDAELFKIGKRTFDEELRRMRVFLKEDEYLSVERDGKKVLPCIVEDFFKEVENPLINIYFSKTSTPLQTTLFFKILQILNSSKNKRATTNEIVDKIYFALDERTKDKAIDSSIKRTLKEMQSIGVIKFLKKEKVYVLSNTIERLFSGFSKDEVKNIYLSVLFFINTNVPNVPGWFLKESLEKYLLKNGEEEFVKEANQLFWFTYVPHHYVLDEELVWRFWQAASSGRKIKIWYYPRSKNERKEYTCIPLRIIYDVKLGRWYFIVLFEKAINTLPASRVEKIEILDETFDKNIFKEYWKVIEKCFFVSVPLKKTGFKKIKLRFILDDKEASFNFVLNRVKRELKDAKIDIVSQNEFVVEYELSNLKEFKPWLRSFSHRVVVEDGSEDSSKLRQEIIEEWKEILRNYGDIQ; encoded by the coding sequence ATGCCAGAGTTCAATCCTTTTATAAATGACTTTAACAAGCTTAGGAACTTTTCAAGGCTTGTGTATTTGTATGGATGTTATTCACGAGAAGACGCTGAGCTTTTTAAGATAGGTAAAAGAACATTTGATGAAGAGCTCAGGCGTATGAGAGTGTTTTTAAAAGAAGATGAATATCTATCGGTCGAAAGAGATGGCAAAAAGGTTTTGCCATGTATAGTTGAAGACTTTTTCAAAGAGGTAGAAAATCCGCTTATCAATATATATTTTTCAAAAACATCAACTCCGCTTCAAACAACATTGTTTTTCAAGATTCTTCAGATTTTGAATTCTTCAAAAAACAAAAGAGCAACTACAAATGAGATTGTTGATAAGATATACTTTGCACTTGATGAAAGAACAAAAGATAAAGCTATTGATTCAAGTATAAAAAGAACATTGAAAGAGATGCAAAGTATAGGGGTTATAAAATTTCTAAAAAAAGAAAAAGTTTATGTCTTGTCAAATACAATCGAAAGGCTTTTTTCAGGGTTTTCAAAAGATGAGGTAAAAAACATCTACCTATCGGTTTTATTTTTTATAAACACAAATGTACCAAATGTTCCGGGGTGGTTTTTAAAAGAGAGCTTGGAAAAATATCTTTTGAAAAATGGTGAAGAAGAGTTTGTAAAAGAAGCAAATCAACTATTTTGGTTTACATATGTGCCTCATCATTATGTTTTAGATGAAGAGCTTGTGTGGAGATTTTGGCAGGCAGCCTCAAGTGGCAGAAAAATAAAAATTTGGTACTATCCAAGAAGCAAAAATGAAAGAAAAGAGTATACTTGTATTCCACTCAGAATCATTTACGATGTAAAACTTGGCAGATGGTATTTTATTGTGCTTTTTGAAAAGGCAATAAATACCCTTCCTGCTTCAAGGGTAGAAAAAATAGAAATTTTAGATGAGACATTTGACAAAAACATTTTCAAAGAATACTGGAAAGTTATAGAAAAGTGTTTTTTTGTGTCTGTTCCACTCAAAAAGACAGGGTTTAAAAAAATAAAGCTAAGGTTCATCCTCGATGATAAAGAGGCCAGCTTTAACTTTGTATTAAACAGGGTAAAAAGAGAGCTGAAAGATGCAAAAATAGATATAGTAAGCCAAAATGAATTTGTTGTTGAGTATGAACTTAGTAACCTAAAAGAATTCAAACCATGGCTTAGAAGCTTTTCACACAGGGTTGTTGTTGAAGATGGCAGCGAAGACTCAAGTAAGCTCAGACAAGAGATTATAGAAGAGTGGAAGGAGATTTTGAGAAACTATGGAGATATTCAGTAG
- a CDS encoding class I SAM-dependent methyltransferase, whose protein sequence is MDPTIRYYDENAIEFFENTKNADMKELYELFLKYLPKGSKILDLGCGSGRDTKYFLQNGYDTVAIDGSLEMVKLSTQYTGKQTFHMTFEQLDFFEEFDGVWACASLLHVPRSKIDLIFRKIYLALKKNGIFYSSYKYGNTEEFRNGRFFNNYDESSFMALLKNHPYFELLEMKTTNDVRKGRENEKWLNVILKKK, encoded by the coding sequence ATGGACCCAACAATAAGATATTATGATGAAAATGCAATTGAATTCTTTGAAAACACAAAAAATGCAGATATGAAAGAATTATATGAATTGTTTTTAAAATACCTTCCCAAAGGATCAAAAATTCTTGACTTAGGTTGCGGTTCTGGAAGAGATACTAAATATTTTTTACAAAATGGGTATGACACAGTTGCAATAGATGGTTCACTTGAAATGGTAAAACTTTCTACTCAGTACACAGGGAAACAAACTTTTCACATGACATTTGAACAACTTGACTTTTTTGAAGAATTTGATGGAGTTTGGGCATGTGCCTCGCTTTTGCATGTACCAAGGAGCAAAATAGATTTAATCTTCAGAAAAATATATTTGGCACTTAAGAAAAACGGCATTTTCTATTCATCATATAAATATGGAAATACCGAAGAATTCCGTAATGGCCGATTTTTTAATAATTACGATGAAAGCTCTTTTATGGCTCTTTTGAAAAACCATCCTTACTTTGAACTACTTGAGATGAAAACCACCAATGACGTTAGAAAAGGAAGAGAGAATGAAAAATGGTTGAATGTTATATTAAAAAAGAAATAA
- a CDS encoding WYL domain-containing protein has protein sequence MEIFSSIKSTFYKALEEIINTAYENGGITRRGVQEILQKYNCNFPSLERRVLDKNEEENKNLYLLKKEDDSQQLTLRIDAPIEPYATDIELMWLKFMLSSRYVHLFLEDETIEKIKKLKVNNNFLFDPEILLPKNYSKVVKREWVREIGKKLRILIHAALEKKAINYTYITRSGYQFKETGIPVKIQYSLKDDLLYAIIYSITSHSFAKCVVQNLHDISLTSEKVDMTEISKEYEEFLKKSSAPEPIVLEVMNTRNALERAFCLFSSFKKSARFLREKNKHQLTIYYYTFEEAEVLSRILYLGKDVVVISPERIRNEIISRVKKALERYEEKV, from the coding sequence ATGGAGATATTCAGTAGCATAAAAAGCACATTTTACAAGGCGTTAGAAGAGATTATCAACACAGCTTACGAAAATGGCGGAATTACCCGAAGAGGTGTGCAAGAGATTTTACAAAAGTACAATTGTAATTTTCCAAGCTTAGAGAGAAGAGTTTTAGACAAAAATGAGGAAGAGAATAAAAACCTATATCTTCTAAAAAAAGAAGATGACTCTCAGCAGTTAACTTTAAGAATTGATGCGCCAATTGAGCCTTATGCTACAGACATAGAACTTATGTGGTTAAAATTCATGCTATCCAGCCGCTATGTGCATCTTTTTTTGGAAGATGAAACAATTGAAAAGATAAAAAAGCTAAAAGTGAATAACAATTTTCTGTTTGACCCAGAAATTTTGCTTCCTAAAAACTACTCGAAAGTGGTAAAAAGAGAGTGGGTAAGGGAGATTGGCAAGAAACTCAGAATTTTAATTCATGCAGCTTTAGAAAAAAAAGCTATAAACTACACTTACATAACAAGAAGTGGTTATCAATTTAAAGAAACAGGGATTCCTGTAAAGATTCAATACTCTCTCAAAGATGATTTGCTCTATGCAATTATTTACTCTATAACTTCTCACAGCTTTGCAAAATGCGTTGTTCAAAATCTGCATGATATTAGCTTAACCTCTGAAAAGGTTGACATGACGGAAATTTCAAAAGAGTATGAAGAATTTTTAAAAAAATCTTCAGCACCAGAGCCAATTGTCCTTGAGGTTATGAACACAAGAAACGCTTTAGAAAGAGCATTTTGTCTTTTTTCATCGTTCAAAAAATCAGCAAGGTTTTTGAGAGAGAAGAACAAACACCAACTTACAATCTATTACTACACATTTGAAGAAGCAGAAGTTTTGTCAAGGATTTTGTATTTAGGAAAGGACGTTGTTGTAATATCACCTGAGAGGATAAGGAATGAGATAATTTCAAGAGTGAAAAAAGCTCTTGAGAGGTATGAGGAGAAGGTGTGA
- a CDS encoding UvrD-helicase domain-containing protein, producing MANNLQNDIIYEEEKNQLKKVVKYIDEKIENRKKTIDKLEEDLITYHSRSADEIEDYIANRKKIKRINEEILKLLEQRYMPYFARVDLEKSHDSKKSIDVVYIGKSALLDNKGNLIVSDWRSDIAKTYYQNTEIEFKINDIWYLVLLRRSFDIKNGELISYKNEFVYDDSLPSKYDQLLDPFLVQLIKEKRTEGKFTDIIRTIQRKQIEIIYEKYDQNIIVQGYAGSGKTMILLHRLSYLLYNNKNINPHSIWIITPNNIFNKQIKDLAHELELDLVNKGTIVDYYLEKLDNYGFKFVENIRARRKNEDEYIKTVEAYLGDEDSLPKEMLDYCYSDECLEELKNAYKQWVRGIKNYLENIGYRELMQKNNIKVGNYRFFDEALREILTNVNWLIGENEIINEKIEDVKGYIENVENLIAQTNKEIQEIEIIANKLKNKENISEEIVKKYGLKDRENINTQLLVLKNKLIKLKKRLKLYQQKLVEYQTELDNLTQRMLSKEIIYKLVKLKRLIPEYEIKDNKIYKDNFLTKVYKPLREKIFLRFGQKLTKNIFYKFDLYLILNLCCEHFGLPNKQEKLIFIDEGQDITLNEYKLFIKLNDNRAVFNIYGDLLQSILKSGLGDWEELKNILNAKYYELIENYRNSNEIACFCNDKFNISMQPIGINSFAVKEFTLENINILEFQKTINEFDENGLRAIVVKDYYPELMEKIFKLFPKGEINKVSESKRLFLRKFNLFDIKLAKGLEFRQCIVFTQGMTNNEKYVAFTRAMDHLIIVN from the coding sequence ATGGCTAACAATTTACAAAACGACATAATTTACGAAGAAGAGAAGAACCAATTAAAAAAGGTAGTGAAATATATTGATGAAAAAATAGAAAATAGAAAAAAAACAATAGACAAATTAGAAGAAGATTTAATTACATATCATTCACGATCAGCAGACGAAATTGAAGATTACATTGCTAACAGAAAAAAAATTAAAAGGATAAACGAAGAGATTTTGAAATTGTTAGAGCAAAGGTATATGCCATACTTTGCAAGAGTAGATTTGGAAAAATCTCATGATAGTAAAAAAAGTATTGATGTTGTTTATATTGGCAAAAGTGCTTTGTTGGATAATAAAGGCAATCTTATAGTGAGTGATTGGAGAAGTGATATAGCAAAGACCTATTATCAAAACACAGAAATTGAGTTTAAGATAAATGATATTTGGTATTTAGTTTTGTTAAGAAGAAGTTTTGATATAAAAAACGGTGAGCTTATAAGTTACAAAAACGAGTTTGTATATGATGATTCTCTTCCTTCAAAGTATGACCAGTTGTTAGATCCATTTTTAGTTCAACTTATTAAGGAGAAAAGAACAGAGGGCAAATTCACTGATATTATAAGAACAATTCAAAGAAAACAGATTGAGATAATTTATGAAAAATATGACCAAAATATAATTGTTCAAGGATATGCAGGCTCAGGCAAGACAATGATTTTGTTACATCGGCTTTCTTACCTTTTGTACAATAACAAAAATATAAACCCTCACAGCATCTGGATAATTACACCAAATAACATTTTTAATAAACAAATCAAAGATTTAGCTCATGAATTGGAACTGGATTTGGTGAATAAAGGAACAATAGTTGACTATTATTTAGAAAAGTTAGACAATTACGGATTCAAATTTGTTGAAAATATAAGAGCAAGGAGAAAAAATGAAGACGAATATATAAAAACAGTAGAAGCATATTTGGGTGATGAAGACTCACTTCCAAAAGAAATGTTAGACTATTGTTATAGTGATGAATGCCTTGAAGAACTAAAAAATGCTTACAAACAATGGGTGAGGGGTATAAAAAACTATCTTGAAAATATAGGGTATAGAGAATTAATGCAAAAGAATAACATCAAAGTTGGAAATTACAGATTTTTTGATGAGGCTCTAAGAGAAATTTTAACCAATGTTAACTGGTTGATAGGAGAAAATGAAATTATTAATGAAAAAATAGAAGATGTAAAAGGATACATAGAAAATGTTGAAAATCTAATAGCCCAAACAAATAAAGAAATTCAGGAAATAGAAATAATAGCTAATAAACTGAAGAATAAAGAAAATATAAGTGAGGAAATAGTTAAAAAATATGGTTTAAAGGACAGGGAAAATATAAATACTCAGCTTTTGGTGTTAAAAAACAAATTAATTAAATTAAAAAAGAGACTAAAACTTTATCAACAGAAACTAGTTGAATATCAAACTGAGTTAGATAATCTAACTCAAAGAATGCTAAGTAAAGAGATTATTTATAAATTGGTTAAATTAAAACGTTTGATTCCAGAGTATGAAATTAAAGATAACAAAATTTATAAAGATAATTTTTTAACTAAGGTTTACAAACCTTTAAGAGAAAAGATCTTTTTGAGATTTGGTCAAAAACTTACGAAAAACATCTTTTACAAATTTGATTTGTACCTTATTTTAAACCTTTGCTGTGAGCATTTTGGTTTGCCTAATAAGCAGGAAAAATTAATTTTTATTGATGAGGGGCAGGATATTACTTTAAATGAATATAAGCTGTTTATAAAATTGAATGACAATAGAGCAGTGTTCAATATTTACGGTGATTTGTTACAATCGATTTTAAAGAGTGGTTTAGGTGACTGGGAAGAACTGAAGAATATTTTGAATGCAAAATATTATGAACTTATAGAAAATTATAGAAACTCCAATGAAATAGCCTGCTTTTGCAATGACAAATTCAATATTTCAATGCAGCCAATTGGAATTAATTCTTTTGCCGTCAAAGAGTTTACTTTGGAGAACATAAATATTCTAGAGTTTCAAAAGACTATAAATGAATTTGACGAAAATGGCTTGAGAGCTATTGTAGTAAAGGATTACTATCCTGAGCTTATGGAAAAAATATTTAAATTGTTTCCAAAAGGAGAAATAAACAAAGTATCAGAGTCAAAAAGGTTGTTTCTTAGAAAATTCAACTTATTTGATATAAAGCTGGCGAAAGGATTAGAGTTTAGGCAATGTATTGTCTTTACTCAAGGTATGACGAACAATGAAAAATATGTTGCATTCACACGAGCTATGGATCATTTGATAATTGTGAATTAG
- a CDS encoding alpha-glucosidase C-terminal domain-containing protein, producing MDGSSLRGDFKLIQTNESIFAFVITYGNDSILIVLNLSDKPVSGNIPIYAKGLKGNLIKGFGDFSLKGSNLKYNIKSPSFVIID from the coding sequence GTGGACGGTAGTTCACTAAGAGGTGATTTCAAATTAATTCAAACAAACGAATCAATTTTTGCATTTGTCATAACATATGGGAATGATAGTATACTTATAGTGCTGAATCTTTCAGATAAGCCTGTATCGGGCAATATACCAATTTATGCAAAAGGATTGAAGGGAAACTTAATAAAAGGGTTTGGAGATTTTTCTTTGAAAGGTTCAAATTTGAAATATAACATAAAATCTCCTTCTTTTGTGATTATAGATTAG